From the Streptomyces nigrescens genome, one window contains:
- the thiI gene encoding tRNA uracil 4-sulfurtransferase ThiI, with translation MPGEPSIPSSPSPRAPRPSGTCVLLKHGEVFLKGRNRHLFTERLHDNLRGALRGIGGSTWIKSGQNVTVLGGEVPLDDLVERARRVIGFNSVEPALRVPSTVSDITETAVEALATARAERPGISFAVRAKRRNKNFEMTSSQFERFLGARIREALGPLPVNLSSPDVLVSVEIDHKESYVSWTRHQGPGGLPVGSSGRALVLLSGGYDSPVAAYRAMRRGLRCDFVHFTGAPYTNAASVYKAYALARELNRYQPGGRLHVIALGHAQKQLAIAGAGRLQVVAQRRLMVRAASALADRTRAEALVTGDSLGQVASQTLANMAAVDEAATLPVLRPLVGWEKQEIINEARSIGTAEISVLPDEDCCKLLAPPRVTLRAGLTDLHTVEKRLDLDDVVDSLLRDIQVMHPGDSGEEAEPGADSPDLRPDPGRPVPSVCATDQSGRRPHDPRDGR, from the coding sequence GTGCCCGGCGAACCGAGCATTCCCTCCAGCCCCTCCCCCAGAGCGCCCCGCCCGAGCGGAACCTGTGTCCTGCTCAAGCATGGTGAGGTCTTCCTCAAGGGCCGCAACCGGCACCTGTTCACCGAGCGGCTGCACGACAACCTCCGCGGCGCCCTGCGCGGCATCGGCGGTTCCACATGGATCAAGTCCGGCCAGAACGTCACCGTGCTCGGCGGCGAGGTCCCGTTGGACGACCTCGTGGAGCGCGCCCGCCGGGTGATCGGGTTCAACTCGGTGGAGCCTGCCCTGCGCGTTCCGAGCACCGTGTCGGACATCACCGAGACAGCCGTGGAGGCGCTCGCCACCGCTCGCGCGGAACGGCCCGGAATCAGTTTCGCCGTGCGGGCCAAGCGGCGGAACAAGAACTTCGAGATGACCTCCTCGCAGTTCGAGCGCTTTCTCGGGGCCCGAATCCGGGAAGCCCTCGGTCCCCTGCCGGTGAACCTCTCCAGCCCGGATGTACTGGTCTCGGTCGAGATCGACCACAAGGAGAGCTACGTCTCTTGGACCCGTCACCAGGGGCCGGGCGGACTGCCCGTGGGCTCCAGCGGACGCGCCCTGGTACTGCTCTCCGGCGGCTACGACTCGCCCGTGGCGGCCTACCGGGCGATGCGCCGCGGACTGCGCTGCGACTTCGTGCACTTCACCGGCGCTCCGTACACGAACGCCGCTTCGGTCTACAAGGCTTACGCCCTCGCCCGTGAACTCAACCGCTACCAGCCCGGTGGGCGACTGCACGTCATCGCGCTCGGCCACGCACAGAAGCAACTGGCCATCGCGGGGGCCGGCCGGCTCCAGGTCGTCGCGCAGCGACGGCTGATGGTTCGCGCCGCTTCCGCGCTGGCGGACCGGACCCGGGCTGAGGCACTGGTGACCGGCGACAGCCTGGGGCAGGTAGCCAGTCAGACTCTGGCGAACATGGCCGCCGTCGACGAGGCGGCAACCCTGCCGGTGCTGCGGCCGCTGGTCGGCTGGGAGAAGCAGGAGATCATCAACGAAGCCCGGTCCATCGGCACCGCGGAGATCTCCGTGCTGCCGGACGAGGACTGCTGCAAGCTCCTCGCACCGCCCCGGGTCACCCTCCGCGCCGGGCTGACCGACCTGCATACGGTGGAGAAGCGCCTCGACCTGGACGACGTGGTGGACAGCCTGCTGCGCGACATCCAGGTCATGCACCCGGGAGACTCCGGCGAAGAGGCGGAGCCCGGCGCGGACAGCCCGGACC
- a CDS encoding beta family protein, with amino-acid sequence MAYVPILKGKVGEFLALGHASTEVQSQIRPVMEVVPDCDVRDLLETFCDRAMDYVPNGMVLTVDCGALPAVRVLKGDVGGPMVRVGESLSRRQVAMRPVFRGTDTDETLAEVRAVMAWHQQGGCLRISSARDAQELRPDDERVREILRTLHAVPEEIDLIIDAGPVHSRDRRAALTVEVLETLHHMARWPWRHECVAAGAFPVNLTNFPRGRATPVAREDALLWKQVCDRWRGNIPDFGDFGVTHPRMPLRTRGTPHPNMRYTTAADWQVFVYPKIRPGNDDFFTLSRDLVSSPHWPSTGAGTSWGDARLQDCAKRQRAKAGGGTEWRAWATSHHLAVVTSRLTALGRP; translated from the coding sequence GTGGCCTACGTTCCCATTCTCAAGGGCAAGGTGGGGGAGTTTCTGGCACTGGGACATGCGTCGACGGAGGTGCAGTCCCAGATACGCCCGGTGATGGAGGTCGTGCCCGACTGCGACGTTCGAGATCTTCTGGAGACCTTCTGTGATCGTGCCATGGACTACGTTCCGAATGGAATGGTCCTCACGGTCGATTGCGGAGCCCTGCCGGCAGTGCGGGTACTCAAGGGCGATGTGGGCGGTCCGATGGTGCGGGTAGGCGAGTCGCTCAGCCGGCGGCAGGTCGCGATGCGCCCGGTCTTCAGAGGCACTGATACCGACGAGACGCTCGCCGAGGTTCGTGCGGTGATGGCGTGGCATCAGCAGGGCGGTTGTCTACGCATCTCGTCGGCTCGTGACGCACAAGAACTGCGCCCGGACGATGAACGAGTCCGCGAGATTCTCCGAACACTCCACGCTGTCCCGGAGGAAATCGATCTGATCATTGACGCCGGACCCGTGCATTCTCGGGATAGAAGGGCGGCACTGACAGTTGAGGTGCTGGAAACTCTCCATCACATGGCGCGTTGGCCTTGGCGCCATGAGTGCGTGGCCGCCGGTGCCTTCCCGGTCAATCTGACGAACTTCCCACGTGGACGAGCAACGCCGGTAGCGAGGGAAGACGCGCTTCTCTGGAAGCAGGTTTGCGATCGGTGGCGTGGAAACATTCCTGATTTCGGCGACTTCGGTGTGACGCACCCGCGAATGCCGCTGCGGACTCGTGGGACTCCGCATCCCAACATGCGTTACACCACGGCGGCAGACTGGCAGGTCTTTGTCTATCCAAAGATCCGTCCCGGCAACGACGACTTCTTCACCCTCAGCCGTGACCTGGTCTCCTCGCCTCATTGGCCGTCCACCGGCGCGGGCACGTCGTGGGGAGATGCTCGTTTGCAGGACTGTGCGAAACGGCAGCGGGCGAAAGCAGGCGGCGGGACGGAGTGGCGAGCCTGGGCGACGTCGCATCATCTGGCCGTCGTGACGTCTCGGCTCACTGCTTTGGGCCGTCCCTGA
- a CDS encoding flavin reductase family protein, translating into MRTDFDPAAMSRNEFYKLLTAVVVPRPIAWVSTISPDCASANLAPHSFFTIASVAPPVVQFTSVGRKDTLRNIEATGQFVVNLAPEGLFEQINDTGTDFPHGVSEFEAAGVGSEPSLRVKPPRVAASPVALECEVHTTLGIGDSTVVFGRVVHAVVAQDVLVDGHPEIARMKPLSRLGKDEWGTVGDVREISRIRHADWQGPAGVR; encoded by the coding sequence ATGCGTACCGACTTCGACCCTGCTGCCATGTCCCGCAACGAGTTCTACAAGCTCCTGACCGCGGTGGTGGTGCCTCGGCCCATCGCCTGGGTCTCGACGATCAGCCCTGATTGTGCTTCTGCGAACCTGGCCCCGCACTCCTTCTTTACGATCGCCAGCGTCGCGCCGCCCGTTGTGCAGTTCACTTCCGTTGGACGCAAGGACACCTTGCGCAATATCGAGGCGACTGGACAATTCGTGGTGAACCTGGCGCCGGAGGGGCTCTTCGAGCAGATCAATGACACGGGTACGGATTTCCCGCACGGGGTGAGTGAGTTCGAGGCGGCCGGGGTCGGTTCTGAGCCGAGTCTGCGGGTCAAGCCGCCGCGGGTGGCGGCCTCGCCGGTGGCGTTGGAGTGCGAGGTGCACACCACGCTGGGAATCGGGGATTCCACCGTGGTGTTCGGGCGCGTGGTGCACGCGGTCGTGGCGCAGGACGTGCTGGTCGACGGGCACCCCGAAATCGCCAGGATGAAGCCCCTGTCACGGCTGGGGAAGGACGAGTGGGGGACGGTCGGCGACGTACGGGAGATCTCCCGTATTCGGCATGCGGACTGGCAGGGGCCGGCGGGCGTTCGGTAG
- a CDS encoding endonuclease/exonuclease/phosphatase family protein: protein MAAAAVVAGPVVAVHGPGTAYAADGGRALRVMTFNLRYASDVRPHSWAERRPVMRSLLRHEAPHLLGTQEGLYGQLRDVAVDLGPHYDWVGTGRGGGSKDEFAAVFYDARRLAPVEYDHFWLSDTPYLIGSATWGNTVVRMVTWVRFRDMRAGGEFYALNTHLDHANQYSRERSARLINERLGGLDPSLPRIVMGDFNVAAHKNSVYEAMLDGGSLVDSWDTADERSKQYATFHGYRPLVPDGDRVDWVLTSPGVRTRRATINTYSAHGQFPSDHLPVQALLDW, encoded by the coding sequence GTGGCGGCTGCTGCGGTGGTCGCCGGGCCGGTGGTGGCGGTGCACGGGCCGGGGACCGCGTACGCCGCGGACGGCGGGCGGGCGCTGCGGGTGATGACCTTCAACCTGCGGTACGCCTCGGATGTCCGGCCGCATTCCTGGGCCGAGCGCCGGCCCGTGATGCGTAGCTTGCTGCGGCATGAGGCCCCGCACCTGCTCGGGACGCAGGAAGGGCTGTACGGGCAGCTACGTGATGTCGCCGTGGATCTCGGACCGCATTACGACTGGGTGGGGACCGGGCGGGGCGGTGGGAGCAAGGATGAGTTCGCGGCCGTTTTCTATGATGCTCGGCGGCTCGCGCCGGTGGAGTACGACCATTTCTGGCTGTCCGATACGCCGTATCTGATCGGGTCGGCGACCTGGGGAAATACCGTTGTTCGGATGGTGACCTGGGTCCGATTCCGGGATATGCGTGCCGGTGGCGAGTTCTATGCCCTCAATACCCATCTCGATCATGCGAATCAGTACTCGCGTGAGCGCTCCGCCCGTCTGATCAATGAACGGCTGGGTGGGCTGGACCCTTCGCTGCCCCGGATCGTCATGGGCGACTTCAATGTCGCGGCGCACAAGAATTCCGTGTACGAGGCGATGCTCGACGGCGGCTCGCTCGTCGACAGCTGGGACACGGCCGACGAGCGCAGCAAGCAGTACGCCACCTTTCATGGGTACCGGCCGCTGGTGCCGGACGGGGACCGCGTCGATTGGGTCCTCACGTCGCCGGGGGTGCGTACGCGGCGCGCCACGATCAATACGTACTCCGCGCACGGTCAGTTTCCGAGCGATCACCTACCGGTTCAGGCGCTGCTCGATTGGTGA
- a CDS encoding DUF2277 domain-containing protein: MCRSIKTLRPPATPEVTDEDIRAAALQYVRKVSGFRAPAAHNREVFDQAVDAVAAATQDLLDGLQIRGSTARQHTHS, from the coding sequence ATGTGCCGCAGCATCAAGACCCTCCGCCCGCCCGCCACCCCCGAGGTCACCGACGAGGACATCCGGGCCGCGGCCCTGCAGTACGTCCGCAAGGTCTCCGGATTCCGCGCCCCGGCCGCACACAACCGCGAGGTATTCGACCAGGCCGTGGACGCCGTGGCAGCCGCGACCCAGGACCTTCTCGACGGCCTACAGATCCGTGGCTCCACCGCCCGTCAGCACACGCACTCCTGA
- a CDS encoding alpha-ketoglutarate-dependent dioxygenase AlkB family protein — protein MSTPLPGFEDFGEPDGAKGPGRPVVSGEPGGPDGSGGAGESGGSGGLHSPTGNRSRARTGSRQEIAPGAVHVPGWLTMAQQRELVTACRDWARGPAPIRHTKLPRGGVMSVQTVCIGWHWQPYAYTRTADDVNGARVPEFPDWMVELGRRALVEAYQDSAAGDGYTPDTALINFYDGQAKLGMHQDKEERSGAPVVSLSIGDTCVFRFGNTETRTKPYTDIELASGDLFVFGGPSRFAYHGVPKVRPGTGDPASGLAGGRLNITMRVTGLDG, from the coding sequence ATGAGCACGCCACTACCCGGCTTCGAGGACTTCGGGGAGCCCGATGGCGCCAAAGGGCCTGGTCGACCGGTTGTCTCCGGAGAGCCTGGAGGCCCGGACGGCTCTGGCGGCGCGGGAGAATCCGGCGGATCCGGAGGCCTCCACTCCCCCACGGGAAACCGTAGCCGGGCCCGTACCGGCAGCCGCCAGGAAATCGCCCCCGGCGCCGTCCACGTCCCCGGCTGGCTGACCATGGCACAGCAGCGCGAGCTGGTCACCGCGTGCCGTGACTGGGCGCGCGGTCCGGCCCCGATCCGGCACACCAAGCTGCCGCGCGGGGGCGTGATGTCCGTCCAGACGGTGTGCATCGGCTGGCACTGGCAGCCGTACGCGTACACCCGCACCGCCGACGATGTGAACGGCGCCCGGGTGCCCGAATTCCCCGACTGGATGGTCGAGTTGGGCCGCCGCGCGCTGGTCGAGGCGTATCAGGACTCCGCCGCGGGCGACGGCTACACACCGGACACCGCACTGATCAACTTCTACGACGGCCAGGCGAAGCTCGGTATGCATCAGGACAAGGAGGAGCGTTCCGGCGCGCCGGTCGTCTCGCTCAGCATCGGCGACACCTGCGTCTTCCGGTTCGGCAACACCGAGACGCGTACCAAGCCGTACACCGATATCGAGCTGGCCTCCGGTGACCTCTTCGTCTTCGGCGGACCGTCCCGCTTCGCCTACCACGGCGTCCCCAAGGTCCGACCGGGCACCGGGGACCCGGCATCCGGACTGGCCGGCGGCCGCCTCAACATCACGATGCGGGTGACCGGACTCGACGGCTGA
- a CDS encoding methylated-DNA--[protein]-cysteine S-methyltransferase, whose product MISPETTTVTTIYTTFDSPLGELLLVGEESATAPGGTALASLSMPQQRGVTVQPHWRRDPGPFAEAVRQLRAYFAGERTRFELAFRTAGTEFQERVWRALEAIPYGTTTTYGRLADVAGVPRGDVRALGAAVGANPLLILRPCHRVIGADGTMRGYAAGVERKIALLTHEGALQPTLI is encoded by the coding sequence ATGATCTCCCCCGAGACGACCACTGTCACCACCATCTACACCACTTTCGACAGCCCCCTGGGCGAGCTGTTGCTCGTCGGCGAGGAATCGGCCACCGCCCCCGGCGGCACCGCCCTGGCCTCCCTCTCCATGCCGCAGCAGCGGGGTGTCACCGTACAGCCGCACTGGCGGCGCGACCCCGGCCCCTTCGCTGAGGCCGTGCGCCAGCTCCGCGCCTACTTCGCCGGTGAGCGCACCCGCTTCGAGCTGGCGTTCCGCACTGCAGGTACGGAATTCCAGGAGCGCGTCTGGCGAGCCCTGGAGGCGATTCCGTACGGCACAACGACCACCTACGGCCGACTCGCCGATGTGGCCGGAGTGCCGCGGGGCGACGTACGGGCTCTGGGGGCCGCGGTCGGCGCAAACCCGCTGCTGATCCTGCGCCCCTGCCATCGCGTGATCGGCGCGGACGGGACGATGCGCGGCTACGCGGCGGGCGTCGAACGCAAGATCGCGCTGCTCACACACGAGGGCGCCCTCCAACCCACCCTTATTTGA
- a CDS encoding alpha/beta hydrolase family protein produces MKVLKVLEAAQGLAALLRAERFAEMVELFAPPLRAAVSADALRLAWAAELAGRGKVREIGEPVSAAGEGEAVRVRIPVRCADGNFTVVTSVGGDGLLHGLRLDPDGGVEWQPPHYAEPTRFIERDILLGTGPLAVPGTLSLPVGPGPWPAVVLLSGGGAFDRDESCGPNKPLKDLAWGLASRRVAVLRFDKITFTRPDRLPSDFTMTDEYLPHALAAVRLLRQQPEVDADRIHLLGHSMGGKVAPRVAAADPSIAGLVLLAADAQPMHEAAVRVARYLTALAPHPSADEAVTALVRQAALVAGPELTPDTPSELLPLGLSAAYWLDLRAYDPVATASGLACPMLILQGGRDYQVTVADDLTRWRGALADRPDVAIRIHPDANHLFFTGRGRPTPAEYTRPGHVDSAVVDEIATWLARR; encoded by the coding sequence GTGAAGGTGCTGAAGGTGCTGGAGGCGGCGCAGGGGTTGGCCGCGCTGCTGCGGGCGGAGCGCTTCGCCGAGATGGTGGAGTTGTTCGCGCCACCGCTGCGCGCTGCGGTCTCCGCGGATGCGTTGCGGCTCGCGTGGGCGGCGGAGTTGGCCGGACGGGGCAAGGTCAGGGAGATCGGGGAGCCGGTGAGCGCGGCCGGTGAGGGCGAAGCGGTTCGTGTGCGTATCCCGGTGAGGTGCGCCGACGGCAACTTCACCGTGGTCACGTCGGTTGGCGGTGATGGCCTGCTGCACGGCCTGCGGCTCGATCCGGACGGCGGTGTGGAGTGGCAGCCGCCGCACTACGCGGAACCGACCCGGTTCATTGAGCGAGACATCCTGCTTGGTACCGGGCCGCTCGCCGTGCCCGGAACGCTGAGCCTGCCCGTCGGTCCCGGACCGTGGCCCGCTGTGGTGCTGCTCAGCGGCGGCGGCGCGTTCGACCGGGACGAGAGCTGCGGCCCGAACAAGCCGCTCAAGGACCTCGCTTGGGGGCTCGCCTCCCGGCGTGTGGCCGTGTTGCGTTTCGACAAGATCACCTTCACGCGGCCTGACCGTCTGCCATCGGACTTCACCATGACCGACGAGTACCTGCCGCATGCGCTCGCCGCTGTGCGGCTGCTCCGGCAGCAGCCCGAGGTGGACGCGGACCGCATCCACCTCCTCGGCCACAGCATGGGCGGCAAAGTGGCACCCCGGGTCGCGGCCGCCGACCCGTCGATCGCCGGCCTGGTCCTGCTCGCAGCGGACGCGCAGCCGATGCACGAGGCCGCCGTCCGGGTGGCCCGCTATCTCACCGCGCTTGCACCCCACCCGAGCGCGGACGAGGCTGTGACGGCGCTCGTCCGGCAGGCCGCGCTGGTAGCGGGCCCCGAACTCACACCTGACACGCCGTCGGAGCTGCTGCCGCTTGGACTCTCCGCCGCCTACTGGCTCGATCTTCGTGCCTACGATCCGGTGGCCACGGCATCCGGTCTGGCCTGCCCGATGCTGATTCTGCAGGGCGGGCGGGACTATCAGGTGACCGTCGCCGACGACCTGACGCGCTGGCGGGGTGCCCTGGCAGACCGCCCCGACGTGGCGATCCGGATCCACCCGGACGCCAACCACCTTTTCTTTACCGGTCGGGGTCGGCCCACCCCGGCCGAGTACACGCGGCCAGGGCACGTCGACTCTGCGGTAGTAGATGAGATCGCCACCTGGCTGGCGCGACGGTAG
- a CDS encoding VOC family protein has product MAGRPQISLATVVLDCPDAHALADFYRRLLGWEVKCSEPDWVLLRCPDGGTGLSFQSEPGYQAPVWPERPEEQQKMLHLDLRVDDLDDAETYAVAAGATRAAFQPQDDVRVLLDPAGHPFCLFLH; this is encoded by the coding sequence ATGGCTGGACGACCTCAGATTTCGCTGGCGACGGTGGTCTTGGACTGCCCGGATGCCCATGCGCTTGCGGACTTCTACCGGCGGCTGCTCGGCTGGGAGGTGAAATGCAGCGAACCGGACTGGGTCCTGCTCCGCTGCCCGGACGGCGGTACCGGGCTCTCGTTCCAGTCCGAGCCCGGATATCAGGCCCCCGTGTGGCCGGAACGGCCCGAGGAGCAGCAGAAGATGCTCCATCTCGATCTCCGGGTCGATGACCTTGACGACGCCGAGACCTATGCGGTCGCGGCAGGTGCAACGCGCGCCGCGTTCCAGCCTCAGGACGATGTCCGGGTGTTGCTTGATCCGGCAGGGCACCCGTTCTGCCTCTTCCTCCATTGA
- a CDS encoding serine hydrolase domain-containing protein, with translation MPVAPTHRRRMRLAGTATAALLTLTVPTAASAAASPSTFAGNAATARASDRSGIDRAALERTLKAFHDAGMHGAYSAVRDGTAAWQGASGVADVDTGRPTTPQMEHRIGSITKTFTAVGVLQQVGKGHIELDAPIGRYLPDLVPGERGRTITVRMLLNHTSGIGDYGEAIFPTGDSVEGNRFHQFDPRELARLGLKAEPLGKPGQAHHYSNTNFVLAGLLLQKVTGKSPEAYVTEHVIRKAGLRHTYFPRSAYLTGPHAKMYEAAHGGFNPPRDFSVYNMSWVGTAGSLVSTMADLNRFYRALLGGELLAPTQLRQMKTTVPTENSTLRYGLGLLRWHLPCGGFWGHNGLVLGAMTWSVSSADGQRQMSLGFNLTRYQKLDGNGLPDASGPIDTAMRAHIEQALCGTTAGRPPGLTDMNPPHSLLVAPQEPPLPAPRR, from the coding sequence ATGCCCGTTGCCCCTACCCATCGCCGGCGCATGCGGCTGGCCGGGACCGCCACCGCCGCCTTACTCACACTGACGGTTCCTACCGCTGCCTCTGCCGCCGCTTCGCCGAGCACGTTCGCGGGCAACGCCGCCACCGCGCGGGCCAGCGACCGGTCCGGCATCGACCGGGCTGCCCTGGAAAGGACGCTCAAGGCCTTTCATGACGCAGGGATGCACGGCGCTTACTCTGCGGTGCGAGACGGCACCGCAGCGTGGCAGGGCGCTTCGGGAGTCGCCGACGTCGACACCGGGCGCCCCACCACTCCGCAGATGGAGCATCGGATCGGCAGCATCACCAAAACCTTCACCGCGGTCGGCGTCCTTCAGCAAGTCGGCAAGGGGCACATCGAGCTGGACGCTCCGATAGGCCGCTATCTGCCCGACCTCGTTCCCGGGGAACGCGGGCGCACCATCACCGTACGGATGCTGCTGAACCACACCAGCGGCATCGGTGACTATGGCGAAGCAATCTTCCCCACAGGAGACAGCGTCGAAGGCAACCGCTTCCACCAGTTCGATCCCCGGGAATTGGCCCGGCTGGGGCTGAAGGCGGAGCCATTGGGCAAGCCGGGCCAGGCTCATCACTACTCCAACACCAACTTCGTGCTCGCGGGTCTCCTGCTGCAGAAGGTCACCGGCAAGTCGCCGGAGGCGTACGTCACCGAGCACGTCATCCGGAAGGCAGGACTCCGGCACACCTACTTCCCGCGATCGGCCTACCTCACCGGACCGCACGCCAAGATGTACGAGGCCGCGCACGGCGGGTTCAACCCACCGCGGGACTTCAGCGTCTACAACATGTCCTGGGTTGGCACTGCGGGGTCGCTCGTATCGACCATGGCCGATCTGAACCGCTTCTACCGAGCGCTGCTGGGCGGTGAACTGCTTGCCCCAACCCAGCTGCGTCAGATGAAGACCACGGTGCCCACCGAGAACAGCACGCTGCGCTATGGACTTGGCCTGCTCAGATGGCACCTGCCCTGCGGAGGCTTCTGGGGGCACAACGGCCTGGTGCTGGGTGCCATGACCTGGTCCGTGTCCAGTGCGGACGGCCAACGGCAAATGTCCCTCGGTTTCAATCTGACGCGCTATCAGAAGCTCGACGGGAACGGCCTCCCCGATGCCAGCGGCCCGATAGACACCGCCATGAGGGCGCACATCGAGCAGGCGCTGTGCGGGACAACTGCCGGCCGGCCCCCGGGCCTGACCGACATGAACCCACCCCACTCACTCCTCGTCGCTCCGCAGGAACCTCCGCTCCCGGCACCCCGCCGATAA
- a CDS encoding DUF6296 family protein yields MDYPECYELVFQAPAVEDDVVIVHRTERAGAGGYPVYEDESGIVRAEISDRGEVRMLASGGHQMLRTPMLARPLTP; encoded by the coding sequence ATGGATTACCCGGAATGCTATGAGCTCGTATTTCAAGCCCCCGCGGTGGAGGACGATGTAGTGATCGTTCATCGCACCGAGCGGGCGGGAGCGGGCGGGTATCCGGTCTACGAGGATGAGTCGGGGATCGTACGCGCAGAGATCAGCGACCGGGGCGAGGTCCGCATGCTGGCCAGTGGGGGGCACCAGATGCTCCGCACGCCGATGCTGGCGCGACCCCTCACCCCGTGA
- a CDS encoding DUF6191 domain-containing protein has translation MLLFGWVIWRRRKFGGGGATSGAWDELFRPSQQHVQEEKERRLALRDDTESGAPPRSTVDLQSGLAVIRPEATHESGRR, from the coding sequence ATGCTGCTCTTCGGGTGGGTGATCTGGCGTCGGCGCAAGTTCGGAGGGGGCGGCGCGACATCCGGCGCATGGGACGAACTCTTCCGACCCTCACAACAACATGTCCAGGAAGAGAAGGAACGCCGGCTTGCCCTCCGTGACGATACGGAGTCCGGTGCGCCGCCCCGCAGCACCGTGGACTTGCAATCCGGCCTGGCAGTAATTCGCCCGGAAGCCACGCACGAGTCCGGACGACGCTGA
- a CDS encoding aspartate/glutamate racemase family protein → MKTIGLLGGMSWESTAEYYRLLNQLTRERLGGLHSARCVLYSVDFAEIERLQVEGRWDEAGEVLADAARALEAAGADMLLICTNTMHKVADQVAAAVTVPLLHLADTTADAVRASGLRQIGLLGTAFTMEQDFYRGRLESHGLDVLVPDATGRDTVHRVIYEELCLGIVHEESRQSFMAVIRDLIAAGAEGIVLGCTEIELLIGAEHSPVPVFPTTRLHAEAAVALALSDAP, encoded by the coding sequence ATGAAGACAATCGGGCTGCTCGGAGGCATGAGCTGGGAGTCCACGGCGGAGTACTACCGGCTGCTGAACCAGTTGACGCGTGAGCGTCTGGGCGGCCTTCATTCCGCTCGGTGCGTGCTCTACTCCGTGGATTTCGCAGAGATCGAACGGCTGCAGGTCGAAGGGCGCTGGGACGAGGCCGGCGAGGTACTCGCCGACGCCGCCAGGGCTCTGGAGGCGGCCGGTGCGGACATGCTGCTGATCTGCACCAACACCATGCACAAAGTCGCCGACCAAGTAGCCGCCGCCGTCACCGTCCCGCTACTACACCTCGCCGACACCACGGCCGACGCCGTCCGTGCGAGCGGCCTGCGCCAAATTGGGCTGCTGGGTACCGCCTTCACCATGGAGCAGGATTTCTACCGCGGCCGGCTGGAAAGCCACGGGCTGGACGTGCTCGTTCCGGACGCCACCGGGCGCGACACCGTCCATCGTGTGATCTACGAGGAGCTGTGCCTCGGCATCGTCCACGAGGAATCCCGGCAGTCGTTCATGGCCGTCATCAGGGACCTCATTGCTGCCGGAGCCGAGGGCATCGTGCTGGGCTGCACCGAGATCGAGCTGCTCATCGGGGCGGAGCACAGCCCGGTCCCGGTCTTTCCGACCACCCGGCTGCATGCCGAAGCAGCCGTCGCCCTTGCCCTCAGCGACGCCCCGTAG
- a CDS encoding chitinase — protein MRSRIAALLSAATVAVGIALVVPTMPAAATTGCVDCAAAPAGADARAEGFVVSEAQFNQMFPNRNAFYTYSGLTAALSAYPEFANTGSDTVKRQEAAAFLANVSHETGGLVHVVEQNTGNYPHYCDASQPYGCPAGQAAYYGRGPIQLSWNFNYKAAGDALGIDLLNNPYLVEQDAAVAWKTALWYWNTQTGPGTMTPHHAMVSGAGFGETIRSINGSLECNGGNPGQVQSRINSYKSFVQILGTTPGDNLSC, from the coding sequence ATGAGGTCACGTATTGCCGCGCTGCTGAGTGCCGCGACCGTAGCCGTGGGCATAGCGCTTGTCGTGCCGACGATGCCTGCGGCTGCCACGACGGGCTGTGTCGACTGTGCCGCGGCCCCGGCCGGTGCCGACGCCCGGGCCGAGGGGTTCGTCGTCAGCGAGGCGCAGTTCAACCAGATGTTCCCGAACCGGAATGCGTTCTACACCTACAGCGGCCTGACCGCGGCCCTCAGCGCCTATCCGGAGTTCGCGAACACCGGGAGCGATACCGTAAAGCGGCAAGAGGCCGCGGCTTTCCTCGCGAACGTCAGTCACGAGACCGGTGGCCTTGTCCATGTGGTCGAGCAGAACACCGGGAACTATCCCCACTACTGCGACGCGAGCCAGCCGTATGGGTGCCCGGCCGGCCAGGCGGCTTACTACGGCCGCGGGCCGATACAGCTCAGCTGGAACTTCAACTACAAGGCGGCGGGCGATGCGCTCGGCATCGACCTGCTGAACAATCCCTACTTGGTGGAGCAGGACGCCGCCGTCGCCTGGAAGACCGCCCTCTGGTACTGGAACACACAGACCGGGCCGGGCACCATGACCCCGCATCATGCGATGGTCAGCGGCGCCGGTTTCGGCGAGACCATCCGCAGCATCAACGGCTCCCTCGAATGCAACGGTGGCAACCCCGGTCAGGTGCAGAGCCGGATCAATAGCTACAAGAGCTTTGTGCAGATCCTGGGGACCACACCTGGCGACAATCTGAGCTGCTGA